The genomic stretch AACGTGTGCTTTGTGGTGTTATCTCTCATCCTACGCAATGGGGAAAAAATCAAAATGGGAGGATCTGAACTGAACAAATTGAAAAAACTGAAAGGACTAAGATTGACATTGCCTTCTTTGTCAATTGTACTTACAAAAGCAATGGGTCTTGGAGCCACCGCTCCTTGCAGTAACCCATAAAATTCAAGCGTAGAGAGGTCTTTGGGATAAATGGTTTTCATTTGATGAAATTATGATTCAATTTTAAATACTTAAACCATTTTCAAGAATAAGTTCTAAAATCATGAGAAGATTCGTAAGAGATATTTTAAAAACAGGTGTTTTCCTATTCGCTGTGACGATGGGAACGCAAGCTGTTTCCCTGGCCCAAACACACAATCTCGCCACCTTCAACATCCGCTATGCCAATCAAACTGATACAGGAAACCTTTGGGAAGACAGACTTCCGCATGTGGCCAGCCTGATCCAATTTCACAAGATCGACCTAGTGGGAGTTCAGGAAGCCCTGAACAAACAACTTCTGGATCTGAGTGAAACTCTCGGATATGAATTCATAGGCGTAGGACGTGATGACGGAACCGAAAAAGGTGAATATGCAGCCATACTGTATAATCCCGCTAAATTTGAAATACTTGACGAAGGGACTTTCTGGCTTTCTCCTACACCAGAGAAACCTAGCAAAGGCTGGGACGCTTCACTGAACAGAATTTGTACCTGGGGTAAATTCAGACAATTGGACGGGCATGTATTTTATGTATTCAACATCCACTATGATCACATCGGTCAACAGGCCCGTGAAGAAAGCAGCAAGTTGGTAATGGCTCACGTATCCATACTCAACAAGGAAAATGCCCCTGCAATTCTGATGGGAGACTTCAATGTCACTCCTGAAAACGCAGCCTACAGCACCATCACGGCGAACCCGGATTGGAAAGATGCCAAGACGATTTCTGAAATACCTTCCTATGGACCGGCAGGCACGTTTACTGCTTTTGACTGGGACAAATTACCTGACGGGGTAATCGACCACATATTCGTAAAAGGAGATCTAAAAGTAATCCGTCACGGTATCCTCACTGATAATTACGGCAAGAAATATCCTTCCGATCATTTTCCTGTGATGGTGGAGCTGAAATTTTAAGCCTTCTGATGATCTTTTGATTTTCTCATTGTGTCGTTGGCACTCTGGGGAATTTCATCATGATTTCTTAGCCCTGAATTTCGCCTTGTTGCATTCAGGGCTTTTAGCTGTTTTGTCTTTTACAGGGAGAACATTTACATCATATTTAGATAGTCTTTTCTTGCTGGATAGGAGTATGTTAGATATATCAACATCTGATTCACCCCATTTCCCCTCAGAATGCTGCGTGGCGAAGATCTAATTGAAGCACTGATCCGACCGAAGCCTTAATCACCCCGTTCCGTAGGAACGGATGGTCGGTAGATTTATGGATATGGAATTTATCATCGTTCCGCAGGAACGTTTGGTGACAATCATTTCTTTTTCAACAAACCAAATCAAGCCATTCAAAACCGAATGCATTTACCCAATACAATTCTTTATTTTCAGAATTCGCTAAAAATAGATCACCAGGCGTTCCCATGGAACGCTACCAACTAACCCATCTCCTATTTCTACCGACCAACTGTCCCGATGGGACAAACCCATAAGCAACCTGAAACTATAATACCCTTCCTTAAAAAGGCATAAATGCGATTAGTCCTAAATGTGGATTATCGTGATATTGATTATATGGTAAGGGGTTTTTTGATCACATAGCCCTAAGTTGAGTCTTCAGGCTTCGTTAATCACTTTTTCCACGGCAGTCACGAGACTGCATAAGTATAGAAACAAGCCTGCCTGCTGGCTGGTCAGGCAGACCTTGAGCCAAAAGATCCAGAATTAGAACAGAGGCATGAACTACCCATATATGTCTCTGTCAATTTTCATAAACATTCCTATGGCGGTCCGCTCATAGGCATAGGGGATTTCGGCTTAAACTCCTTTTGTTTTTTAGTAAGATATGTTTCCCACTTGGCATATTGTCTTTCACTTAATAATCCCGAAATCCAATTATCAAGTTCGAATCCCAACGCATAAATTGGAGGACTGAATCTCTTCACTTCTTCAGTGTACTCTCTCACCACAGCAAAGACTTGATCAAAGTCATTTCTGTCATCTATCTCGGCGACTTTTCTCCAATAGGAGCTTTCAATAGCCTCTAATTGTGGTTTGTGTTCTTGATATATACTATCGGTCTTAGTCTCATACCAAGAGATGATATGCTCTAATTTACGGTAGTCCGATGATTGGTTTTTGAGACGTAATCGTTTCGCGAGCACTTCTAAATCCAAATCGATTATCCCCAGCACATTTTCAACAGGCAAATAGAAGAAGCTTGATGTTTTTTCGGGTTTTAATTCTTGGGAAAACGAGGAATTAGCTACAAATATGAATAGTAGTACTAAGTTTATTTTCATGGCCATCATTCAAATTTTCTACGGAAAAACCAAGTATCTCCAAAACTGAAGTTGAGTGTAATTGTGTTCAGGGACTCTTTGGAAATAATATCGACATCCCCCATATTTCTATACTTATAACCTATAGCTAATCTACTGGATCTATTGAGGGGTATTCCGATAGCTGAACTCACTTCGTAAGAGGAAACTTTGGCTCCTTCGATCGTAATGGATCCCGTATCGTAATTCGCTCCAAGTGAGAAGCTCATTTGTTTGATAAATTCTGAGTCGAAAAAATCGGGAACAAACTCAGCTCCGACGCTATACACTTGATTGGGAATGCCATAATCTTCGTCTGTTGCAGAAAATCCATAAAGAACATCAGCTCCAATGGTCCAGGATTTATTCTGGAAAGAAAGACCTGAACGAACAGTACTGCCAAGCTTATAATCCAATTCAACTTCGTCAGCCTCGTAAAGCACTTCTTGACCTAGATTTTCAACCCGGGAAGTCCCCGTCCCGTTGAGTTCAGAATACCACTGGCCGGAAGTCCCGAAGGTGAGCATGTGCTTTTCATTTTGAAGTAAATTGACCTGAATACCTGCTTCCGTCCCCAATCCGGTGTAGGAATTATTCCTAGCATATAAAAACCCAGCCCCATATTGATCCAGGTAGGTCGTTTCTTTTTGGAAATTCCCAAACAGAAACGAAGGTCTAATACCCACCGAAATCCGTGGGGTGAGACTAGTGGCAAAATTAAGATATGCTTTATTGATATTTCCCCAGCCCTTGAATATCCTTGTGTATCTATCGGCCATACCTTCAAAGTAATAGGTATCCGAATAGCTGTAGTCTTGGATCGTAACCGGGCTTAATCCCAATGAAACTGTGGATTTCGGAGAAAACCGAAACCAGATATTGAAGTAATTGAGGTTAGAAAAGTTGTTTGAGATTGTCTCGTTGCCCGTAGTGATTTTTTGCTGATTGTAGGAAACATCTACATCTAGGATAAAGGTATGAGATAGGCCAATACTCGTTTGCGAAGCAGGATTGATGGTGTTCAAGAAATACGGGGATCTCACTCCTGCTCCAACTCCCCCCAATCTCTTGGCCAAACCATAACTGTCGTATGTCGGCAAGCCTAACCCAACAGTGGAATACAATGACCCATGGCCGCGCTGAGCCATGCCTGAGGTAGCGGACATAAGCCAAAAACAAATCAACAAGCCCGGAAAGTATTTACTCATCTCTATATTTTTGAATGCAAGCTATATACAACAAGTAAGTGCAAGGCTGAATCTAGATGAACAGCCAATTTTTGTAGATCAAGAAGTAAATTACCCAGACATAGAAGCATACTGTACAATACTCACCCCATCTCATTTGATAGATGGGATATAGCTTTTCATCTAGACAATATGTCCGTTGTTCTACTTTCTCATTATATCCATAGTAGCGGAGATAGTTTTGAAACAAAAAAATATGAAGTCCAGAATAGCATTCAGCTTGCTGGTTTTGATCCTAAGCTCCTGCTACGAAAATAGCTTCTTGGAGGAAATACCCGAAGTAGATATCGAAGATGATCTCTCTATCCGTAAAATAGAGCTGACTGAAATTTTCTATTCCAGCTATTTTCAAGACAGTATGGTCACCAGTACACAGGAGACTTTTCTTTTGGGAAACAATACGGATCCTTACAGAGGAACGGTCAAAGCAAGTCCATATTTCGAGTTTGAATTGAGCAGCACTGTCACCGGATTTGATGATGACACCTTATTGGATTCTATTGTATTTGTCTTAAAAATAGATGCCTCACATTTCGATACTTTACCTGAATTTGACCTTAGCATTTACCAACTCTCACAGCGATTGGAATATCAAAACGATGATGATGTATTTTACGACTTTGAGACCCTCGCCACTTATAGCAATCCACTGATCACGACTAAAGTCCAATACCTTCCTTCACGGGATTCGATCAGGATCACTTTGCCGATGGAATTTGGAATGGAACTACTGGAAAAAGCCAAAGGATCAGACAAAATATTTGAGAATAATGAAGATTTTCTGGACTTTTTCCCCGGGTTTATGCTGGAAGTCACAGGTCAGAGCCCACTTATGCTAGTCTCTAAAGGATCTTACATCTCACTTTACCATAAAGCTCCTTTAGAGCTTCGTGAAGACAGTGATGAGTACAAAATTCCCATTGGCGAATATGCTCTGGGTTATACACATCTGCAAGTCGATCGATCAAATACCCCCTTCTCTGCAGCACAGAATTACACCGCCCTTCCCTCTGAAGAAAGTCAAGATCTTGTTCTTGCAGATGATCTGGGATTTGGAGGAATACGGATTGACTTGGGTGATCTAGCCTATATCGGAGATGTACCTTATGATTATTATATCTCGGAAGCTTACCTCTACATGCCTGTCAAGAAAGGCACTTATGATGGCAAACTCAATCCGCCTCTACAGGAATTC from Algoriphagus sp. NG3 encodes the following:
- a CDS encoding DUF4270 family protein; protein product: MKSRIAFSLLVLILSSCYENSFLEEIPEVDIEDDLSIRKIELTEIFYSSYFQDSMVTSTQETFLLGNNTDPYRGTVKASPYFEFELSSTVTGFDDDTLLDSIVFVLKIDASHFDTLPEFDLSIYQLSQRLEYQNDDDVFYDFETLATYSNPLITTKVQYLPSRDSIRITLPMEFGMELLEKAKGSDKIFENNEDFLDFFPGFMLEVTGQSPLMLVSKGSYISLYHKAPLELREDSDEYKIPIGEYALGYTHLQVDRSNTPFSAAQNYTALPSEESQDLVLADDLGFGGIRIDLGDLAYIGDVPYDYYISEAYLYMPVKKGTYDGKLNPPLQEFDVYVMDKNNNIQSYLTQATLTSFDEIFQEATYFKIPIKDFVESQISGSRQTDGLWVDVPSSTTFNMGYLVVGENNTQYKSKLEITIIPLN
- a CDS encoding endonuclease/exonuclease/phosphatase family protein; amino-acid sequence: MRRFVRDILKTGVFLFAVTMGTQAVSLAQTHNLATFNIRYANQTDTGNLWEDRLPHVASLIQFHKIDLVGVQEALNKQLLDLSETLGYEFIGVGRDDGTEKGEYAAILYNPAKFEILDEGTFWLSPTPEKPSKGWDASLNRICTWGKFRQLDGHVFYVFNIHYDHIGQQAREESSKLVMAHVSILNKENAPAILMGDFNVTPENAAYSTITANPDWKDAKTISEIPSYGPAGTFTAFDWDKLPDGVIDHIFVKGDLKVIRHGILTDNYGKKYPSDHFPVMVELKF